The stretch of DNA ATAATTgcttttgtttctttccttttttttattatattttaaatgtcACTTAAGTATATAAGTTATAGGTAACTTAACTATACGAAGAAACCAAAAGAAGTTAGGAATTAAAAGATGTACTATTACATATGTTCTAAATATGCATACTTCATAAAGTATTGCTTCATTAAGTTTATTTAAAAAGCTTCGAAAATATAGTATTTGACTTCACATTTACATATTATACCTCTATTTTAAATGttttttaaattgaaaagaAACTTAATAATTGTAtgaagattaataaaaatgttgCAAATGTATATGTTTAGTCATTActtttgatttaaaaaatatcttttagtaacatttatttaataattacaaaaaaTACATCTTTGGAAACAATATTTTACACACATTATTTATTTCTAAAcataaatatcaaatttaattaGCCTACTCTTAAACTATGtttagaaattttatatatcaCTAATATTAAACAGTTCTATGCCgttctttttgtattttataacaatattGAAGTTTTGCCCATACACCTTGACACATATTTTGCAAACGAATATCATTCCAACTTatagaaaatttgtaaataCACCTTATCATTCTTTTTGGTTTTTTTAATTGGCCTTGTTGAATTAAGCTTAAGGCAGTATATAGTTTACAACGAGCAATTAAAAAGGGATCTCTGAGACGAAGTGCTAGTTCAAATTGCTTCATGGAAATTTTTCCAGCCATCTGTGCCTGGAtagaaaaatacatttaaaCATAAATTATTCAAAGAAATAATTGCATAAAACAATCAAATGTAATATTTACTAGTTTTTAATATATAGTAGatacatattaataaaatatataaaacctaCACATTGTTGAAATTCTTCTCCTAAAGCAGAAAATGCTCCACCCAAAGTAGACAACCAAGACATAGcatgatcaatttctcttctttccATTGTCATTTGCATCATTCTCTCATTCCTAAAATTAGAAAACTGTATTGTATAGTTTTATAAAGCAATAATGAAAAAAAGCTTTAATTAACTTAGCAGTTAGAATCTTGCCATTTGTAATCTAAAAATTGTTTCCTTGGCATTTTCAATCTTATTAAAATCATTCCTAAATTCACTCTGTTTGACAAtctgtatattaaatattgtaataattttttaagtGCAGCTTTTCGATATGTTTGTGAATTTGCTAATGCTATAATATATGCTGATACAACATAGGCATTAAGTCCTTTCTTGTTTAGGCAAATTCTGTTTACTTGTATCTCATTACTTTCACTGACTTTATTTATGTCAACATTTATCTGACATGTACTTTTAGTTTCTCTTACTTtctgctcatatttaattacagAATAAGGTGTAACAATAATGCTATCGAAAATTGTGCCACCTTTATGTATAATCAATTTTATAGAACTATCCATTTTTCTAATTCCACAAAATAGACGCTTTTTTAAACATATGAGAATGTTGTTTCGTTGTATGTAGGACTATTACAACATtacaatataaataatacatattaaGAATTTTTATCACATACACTGCTTTGACTAACTTTTATGAATATTGATGATAAACTTTATATCTGTAAAGTATTAATAACTGTATTCAACATGTAAAAAAATTATACTACTTTGTGTAAAAGTCCTTCTGCCTTTAACATTTCAAAGATAtcttatacgaaatattttctacgtaaggCTTTCAGTTGACAATTTGAGGTTAAAAGTTTAGTTCATCTTATATATATACGCGTGGTAGAGATGAGAAAGTGGTAGGGATGATAACATTGAAATCATAATAAGTTAACATAATAAGTTATTTATCAAAGTTAATAAGAAAGCGTTCCGTTAATTTTTTGAACTTAATATCTAACTTTTGAACTTACATGTAAACTTTATAACATacattgtataatattttaGGTAAGATATAAATTACTACTTAAAATTAATCTCATATTAATTTTCAATacgattaaataatatttttaaggtACTTTTGAGTAGGAATAATTatagaaaaaataatattagttcTATTTATAACTTTAGTAACATTTAAACGTTTCCATTGATAAATAATATGTCCGTTATGATAAACATTAAATGTTGGTTTTTTAGTTATTTACATATAAATTACATGATCTTTATATGCAATAGATTGCAATGTATGATTGTAGATAAAATTTAGATTACTaagttttattttg from Bombus affinis isolate iyBomAffi1 chromosome 3, iyBomAffi1.2, whole genome shotgun sequence encodes:
- the LOC126914531 gene encoding uncharacterized protein F58A4.6, with the translated sequence MDSSIKLIIHKGGTIFDSIIVTPYSVIKYEQKVRETKSTCQINVDINKVSESNEIQVNRICLNKKGLNAYVVSAYIIALANSQTYRKAALKKLLQYLIYRLSNRVNLGMILIRLKMPRKQFLDYKWNERMMQMTMERREIDHAMSWLSTLGGAFSALGEEFQQCAQMAGKISMKQFELALRLRDPFLIARCKLYTALSLIQQGQLKKPKRMIRCIYKFSISWNDIRLQNMCQGVWAKLQYCYKIQKERHRTV